One segment of Kribbella amoyensis DNA contains the following:
- a CDS encoding AfsR/SARP family transcriptional regulator has product MLGPFEVTLDGRPVALPGRKVRTLLALLALSAGRTVTFDSLARGLWGDDPPYRIRGTLQTYVGRLRRALGNDLIQTDVNGYRLGGPAWVDALDFLAHLDRAAQAEGRVRRDLLDSALLLWRGEPLGDAVAERLDERIRPDLVERYLTAYEQRADLDVEDPAARVSELQALVELYPLRETLWLRLLTALKRLGRPAEALNHYEVLRNQLSETLGASPSAELQDLQRELLVATREPPPGPTLHWTSPPPHAAASSPLPLASTAAEPEILTAPGVRPGVLGLTRFYGREGELSEVEGLLQDNRLVTITGPPGAGKTRLALELADHPDPGEARTALLGEVSEGRGVVGAVAAALGDADALEDTFVSTLGNQELLLVLDNCEHVLGAVSELAARILSECPGVRILATSRAPLGVPGEQLFRLPSLAIESASQLFVDRAGLIGAGAGLAEDDVRLICRRLDGLPLAIELIATWSGVLSLTEILRRLDDLLTAAGPSNDPAAMTSALDWSFRMLPPVAQQLYGRLSVFAGGFDLAAAEAVTQLGDDLLPALSTLIDHSLVVADREPCGGMRYRLLQPVRQYGESVLAADEITETATRDQHVAHFLDVARTRSAGLRGPDRSGHLIRLERESANLLAAANWARTRPNDLDLRLCTALAYFWEQRGRINGARARLEECLGRGTDDQRLRAVALACLGRLAWRQRDYGAARDAYERSLALFEEFGDDLERARGLRNLALVESTTGDTTKAVARCREGLALFRRHDDHRGRGSTLTVLGLAKYEDGDFDGGKEYYAEALRASRSCRSVALGVTARLGLAFAAAVTGDIGLHRAQLEVVVEDLRTSDGLVEDPEWLWAGASLASAEERIPATLRLAGAAEAMSRRGGRMPGVVTTFCETLVEKARASVGERAADRLMRDGATSAADDLMADALARPTPADRPLTRREREVADLTAQGQSNEQIAQALSISRRTVESHLEHIRRKLDLTTRYELIAWANGST; this is encoded by the coding sequence ATGCTCGGGCCTTTCGAAGTCACGCTGGACGGGCGACCTGTCGCTCTTCCCGGCCGGAAGGTCAGGACCCTGTTGGCCCTGCTGGCGTTGTCCGCGGGCCGCACCGTCACCTTCGACTCGCTGGCCCGAGGCCTGTGGGGCGACGATCCGCCGTACCGGATCCGCGGCACCCTGCAGACGTACGTCGGCCGCCTGCGCCGGGCTCTGGGCAATGATCTGATCCAGACCGACGTGAACGGCTACCGTCTCGGTGGCCCGGCCTGGGTGGACGCGCTCGACTTCCTCGCCCACCTCGATCGGGCCGCTCAGGCAGAGGGCCGGGTCCGTCGCGACCTGCTCGACTCGGCGCTGCTGCTGTGGCGGGGCGAGCCGCTGGGGGACGCGGTGGCCGAGCGGCTCGACGAGCGGATCCGGCCCGATCTGGTCGAGCGGTACCTCACCGCCTACGAACAGCGCGCCGATCTCGACGTGGAAGATCCGGCCGCCCGAGTCAGCGAGCTCCAGGCTCTCGTCGAGCTTTATCCGCTCCGCGAGACCCTCTGGCTCCGCCTGCTGACCGCGTTGAAGCGCCTCGGCCGCCCGGCCGAGGCGCTGAACCACTACGAGGTACTGCGCAACCAACTCAGCGAAACCCTCGGCGCCAGCCCTTCCGCCGAGCTCCAGGACCTCCAGCGGGAGCTCCTGGTGGCCACCCGCGAACCGCCCCCAGGGCCGACGCTCCACTGGACTTCCCCACCGCCTCACGCCGCGGCTTCCAGTCCGTTGCCGTTGGCATCTACTGCGGCCGAGCCCGAGATCCTGACCGCACCGGGAGTACGCCCGGGGGTGCTGGGCCTGACCCGGTTCTACGGACGCGAGGGCGAACTCTCCGAGGTCGAGGGACTGCTCCAGGACAACCGGCTCGTCACCATCACCGGTCCCCCGGGCGCCGGCAAGACCCGGCTCGCGCTCGAACTGGCCGACCACCCGGACCCTGGTGAGGCTCGGACCGCGTTGCTGGGCGAGGTTTCCGAGGGACGCGGCGTCGTCGGTGCTGTCGCCGCGGCCCTGGGAGACGCGGATGCTTTGGAGGACACCTTCGTCAGTACCTTGGGCAACCAGGAGCTCCTGCTCGTACTGGACAACTGCGAGCACGTTCTCGGCGCGGTCTCCGAGTTGGCGGCGCGGATCCTGTCCGAGTGCCCCGGGGTCCGGATCCTCGCGACCAGCCGGGCCCCGCTCGGCGTCCCCGGTGAACAGCTCTTCCGGCTGCCGTCGTTGGCGATCGAGTCGGCGTCACAGTTGTTCGTGGACCGGGCCGGCCTGATCGGTGCGGGTGCCGGGCTCGCCGAGGACGACGTCCGGTTGATCTGCCGCCGGCTGGACGGGCTGCCGCTTGCGATCGAGCTGATCGCGACCTGGAGCGGGGTGCTGTCGCTCACCGAGATCCTGCGCCGACTCGACGATCTGCTGACCGCGGCCGGGCCGTCGAACGATCCGGCCGCGATGACGTCCGCGCTGGACTGGAGTTTCCGGATGCTGCCGCCGGTGGCACAGCAGTTGTACGGGCGGCTGTCCGTGTTCGCCGGCGGGTTCGACCTCGCCGCGGCCGAGGCGGTCACACAACTCGGTGACGACCTGTTGCCGGCGCTGAGTACGTTGATCGACCACTCTCTCGTCGTGGCCGACCGCGAACCGTGCGGCGGGATGCGGTACCGCCTGCTCCAGCCGGTACGCCAGTACGGCGAATCGGTGCTCGCCGCCGACGAGATCACGGAGACGGCGACCCGGGACCAGCACGTCGCGCACTTCCTGGACGTCGCGCGGACCCGCAGTGCCGGGCTCCGCGGTCCGGATCGGTCCGGCCACCTGATCCGGCTGGAGCGCGAGTCCGCCAACCTGCTGGCCGCCGCGAACTGGGCGCGGACCCGGCCGAACGACCTCGACCTGCGGCTGTGTACGGCCCTCGCCTACTTCTGGGAACAGCGCGGCCGGATCAACGGTGCGCGGGCCCGGCTGGAGGAATGCCTGGGCCGTGGGACCGACGACCAGCGCCTCCGGGCCGTCGCGCTCGCCTGTCTCGGCCGCTTGGCCTGGCGGCAGCGCGACTACGGCGCGGCGCGGGACGCGTACGAGCGGAGCCTGGCGTTGTTCGAGGAGTTCGGGGACGACCTCGAACGGGCCCGCGGGCTGCGCAATCTCGCGTTGGTGGAGAGCACGACCGGAGACACCACGAAGGCGGTCGCCCGCTGCCGTGAGGGACTCGCTCTCTTCCGTCGGCACGACGATCACCGTGGCCGTGGTTCCACGCTCACGGTGCTGGGCTTGGCCAAGTACGAGGACGGTGACTTCGACGGCGGCAAGGAGTACTACGCGGAGGCGCTGCGGGCGAGTCGGTCGTGCCGAAGTGTGGCGCTCGGGGTGACCGCGCGGCTGGGACTCGCTTTCGCCGCGGCCGTAACCGGCGACATCGGACTGCACCGGGCCCAGCTGGAAGTGGTGGTCGAGGACCTCCGTACCTCCGACGGACTGGTCGAGGATCCCGAGTGGCTCTGGGCGGGCGCGAGCCTCGCCTCGGCCGAGGAGCGGATCCCCGCAACGCTTCGGCTGGCCGGTGCCGCCGAGGCGATGAGCCGGCGTGGTGGGCGCATGCCGGGTGTGGTGACGACGTTCTGCGAGACGTTGGTGGAGAAGGCGCGAGCGTCGGTCGGTGAGCGGGCCGCGGATCGGCTGATGCGCGACGGGGCGACGTCGGCCGCCGACGACCTGATGGCCGACGCGCTGGCCCGGCCGACCCCGGCCGACCGCCCGCTGACACGCCGGGAACGTGAGGTCGCCGACCTGACCGCGCAGGGGCAGAGCAACGAGCAGATCGCGCAGGCGCTGAGCATCTCCCGGCGAACCGTCGAGTCCCACCTCGAACACATCCGCCGCAAACTCGACCTCACCACCCGGTACGAGCTGATCGCCTGGGCGAACGGAAGCACCTGA